TGGGTGGAGACATTGCTGCTTGGTGTGCACTTCGCGGTATGAAAGTAACATTGCAAGATAAAAGCTACGCTCAAATAGCTCCAGCTATTGGACGTGCTTACACACTTTTTAAAAAGAAACTTCGCAAGCCACGTTTAATCCAAGCCGCTATGGATAGATTAATTCCTGACCCAGATGGACATGGAATTGCTCGGGCTGACGTGATCATTGAAGCGGTATTCGAAGACCTAGGCGTCAAACGTGCAATAATGCAGGATGTTGAGGCTAAGGCGAAAAAAGATGCTGTAATTGCAACCAACACTTCAAGCATACCGCTCGATGAAATTAGCCAGGCCATGAAAGATCCTACCCGTTTGGTGGGAATTCATTTCTTCAATCCCGTTGCTAAGATGGAATTAGTTGAAGTGGTGAGTGGTGCGAAGACTGCAAAAGCGGTTGGACAATGCGCTTGTGCCTTTGTCAACCAAATCGGTCGGTTACCGTTGCCAGTTAAATCAAGCCCAGGATTTTTGATTAATCGCGTATTGATGCCTTACTTGATGGAATGTGTTCAGTTACTTGAAGAAGGTTATAGCGGTGAAGAAATTGATGAGGCAGCAAAAGCCTTTGGCATGATGATGGGACCTGTTGAATTGGCAGACACTGTAGGTATGGATGTTTGCTTGGCGGTAGCTGAAAATTTAACTGCCCATTTTGGGGGGGCCGTGCCTACCCGTTTGCGGGAAATGGTCAAAGAAGGCAAATTAGGACGCAAGACAGGACAAGGGTTTTATCGATACAAGAATGGTAAGCCAATCAAACAAAAAATCCGAAGCAGCAAACCCAACAAGGATATCGCAAATCGTTTGATTCTTCGTATGGTGAACGAAGCATCCTCATGCTTACGTGAAGGGGTTGTAGCCGATAGCGATTTATTAGATGGGGGTATGATTTTCGCAACGGGTTTTGCGCCATTCCGAGGTGGTCCAATGAATTATGCTAAGCACTTTGGCCACGATAAACTCAATGAGGTTTTTGCTAAATTAGAAGCCCAGTATGGTGACCGTTTTAAGGCAAATGTGAGTTTGTAATATCATCAGGTTAGAATGATTTACACCGGGAGTTTGGTGGTATGCTTTCTAACCTGTGTTAGCCCGAGTAGATATTTACCTTGTTAGTTAGAGTTTTTTTATGTTTCAAACCAAGCCATTACAAAAGGTCATAGCCCATTTCAGATCCGTATTACGTCGAAGAGAGGGGGCGCTATTACGGCAAATGTGGTTAATATGCTTCTTGATGTTTGTTTTAGCTCCATCCTGGTCCACCACGTTCGTTTTGCCCGAAAATGGGGATTTAGTTGGCCAAGTTCAATCGACTCGTCCTGAAATTGGAGAAACGCTAAGTGATGTTGCAATCCGATATGATATTGGCTATTACGAAATGGTTCGGGCAAATCCTAGAGTCGACCCAGTAAGACCGCTCTCACCAGATGTTCGCCTAATTATCCCATCCCAATTCATTTTGCCGCCGGGGCCTCGGGAAGGTTTAGTTATTAATTTGGCTGAATACCGATTATATTATTATCCGCCCAAAGATAATGTGGTAATTACTATGCCTGTTGGTATAGGTCGAGAAGGATGGACGACACCGACTGGAATGACTAAAGTGGTAGCCAAAGAAAGAGACCCCGTCTGGAGGCCAACAGCAAATGTGCGGGCTGAAGCAGCAAAAAATGGTGTTCCTATTCCAGATGCTTTTCCTCCTGGGGAAGGGAATCCGCTTGGCAGGCATATATTAAG
The genomic region above belongs to Legionella micdadei and contains:
- a CDS encoding L,D-transpeptidase family protein, coding for MFQTKPLQKVIAHFRSVLRRREGALLRQMWLICFLMFVLAPSWSTTFVLPENGDLVGQVQSTRPEIGETLSDVAIRYDIGYYEMVRANPRVDPVRPLSPDVRLIIPSQFILPPGPREGLVINLAEYRLYYYPPKDNVVITMPVGIGREGWTTPTGMTKVVAKERDPVWRPTANVRAEAAKNGVPIPDAFPPGEGNPLGRHILRLGWPTYLIHGTNRRDGVGSRVSAGCIRMMPEDIEYLFDLVAVGTPVRVLNEPVKFGRKKGSIYMQAHPPLIEQKNSNLHQIIQEQLAKMGVTKINSKVVQIEEGYPSGIPQKIK
- a CDS encoding 3-hydroxyacyl-CoA dehydrogenase NAD-binding domain-containing protein, with protein sequence MSNYKHWEMQLDADHIVWLGINRKDVSANVINDEVLDELNGILQEIPQIPDAAGLVIYSAKEKGFIAGADVHAFSKFKSPAEAVDFLRKGQAVFARLEALNIPTVAMIHGFCMGGGLELALACDYRVATDDESTRLGLPEIMLGIHPGWGGTVRLPRLIGGFDALSKVILTGTPIAAIKAKQLGMVDDVVPLRQLKRAAIYFIKNKPRKHKPRLLQALTNYSWIRSILSPILRYNVAKRVIKKHYPAPYAVIDLWEKEGGEVERAYLKEVDSVEQLVSQGDTAANLIRAFLLRERMKGFAKDSDFIAEHVHVIGAGVMGGDIAAWCALRGMKVTLQDKSYAQIAPAIGRAYTLFKKKLRKPRLIQAAMDRLIPDPDGHGIARADVIIEAVFEDLGVKRAIMQDVEAKAKKDAVIATNTSSIPLDEISQAMKDPTRLVGIHFFNPVAKMELVEVVSGAKTAKAVGQCACAFVNQIGRLPLPVKSSPGFLINRVLMPYLMECVQLLEEGYSGEEIDEAAKAFGMMMGPVELADTVGMDVCLAVAENLTAHFGGAVPTRLREMVKEGKLGRKTGQGFYRYKNGKPIKQKIRSSKPNKDIANRLILRMVNEASSCLREGVVADSDLLDGGMIFATGFAPFRGGPMNYAKHFGHDKLNEVFAKLEAQYGDRFKANVSL